One window of the Thunnus albacares chromosome 3, fThuAlb1.1, whole genome shotgun sequence genome contains the following:
- the lgalsla gene encoding galectin-related protein yields MAETHRVTAGSRKKWKIGGNEIKPAGWSDRDAERNLAVPFRGHITGGMRPGKKVVVFGVVDARPDRFYMALTCGCGTSREPPPDVALELCVRFRDRQVLRRACVSGSWGDVDRAVPFFPFIRDQPFKIEIRCEQSRFRVFVDGQQLFDFYHRLTSLSDIDTLWIKGSVTITKLA; encoded by the exons AAATGGAAAATTGGAGGAAATGAGATTAAACCTGCCGGCTGGTCCGACCGAGATGCTGAGAGAAATCTG gcgGTTCCTTTCAGAGGTCACATCACAGGTGGGATGCGTCCGGGGAAGAAAGTTGTGGTTTTTGGTGTTGTGGACGCCCGTCCTGACAG GTTCTACATGGCACTGACATGTGGCTGTGGGACGTCCAGGGAGCCACCGCCTGATGTGGCTCTGGAGCTCTGCGTTCGATTCAGGGACCGCCAGGTTCTGCGGAGGGCCTGCGTGTCTGGATCCTGGGGTGACGTCGACAGAGCCGTCCCCTTCTTCCCCTTCATCAGAGACCAGCCGTTCAAG ATTGAGATTCGCTGTGAACAAAGTCGGTTTCGTGTCTTTGTGGACGGACAGCAGCTGTTTGACTTTTACCACAGACTGACGTCACTCAGCGACATCGACACGTTATGGATCAAAGGCAGCGTCACCATCACTAAACTGGCTTGA